A region of Lycium barbarum isolate Lr01 chromosome 3, ASM1917538v2, whole genome shotgun sequence DNA encodes the following proteins:
- the LOC132632851 gene encoding transcription factor TCP5-like, with product MTDNIMNSSGNNFQTKQESGETNKLSSRTTPSSSRQWGGFKNPRIVRVSRTLGGKDRHSKVCTIRGLRDRRIRLSVPTAIQLYELQDRLGLSQPSKVVDWLLEATKHDIDKLPPLPVPPEYFTRFQQPPQESVHDLQQLRSHLFNANSHYLKDKIGDDRHFGEASLREKTMAIDTESGTSGKNKSIASNEEPNIGGQSFFPLGNRSSNLPGMPYNPFCHWEPNSNLSLANFGHNSFSSLIEESQNGFPLSLASTSPFPSGSQLYFNPTASTFQPIVSPYMTNYPVESDSRVQLNHFNFFSSNSQQVLPNPLVMPTLNLKPFSLNDAPGWTTSRDDDDDDDNQPHA from the coding sequence ATGACAGATAATATCATGAATTCAAGTGGAAACAATTTTCAGACGAAGCAAGAATCCGGTGAAACCAATAAATTGAGCTCAAGGACTACTCCATCAAGTTCAAGGCAGTGGGGAGGCTTTAAAAACCCAAGAATAGTACGTGTATCGCGTACTTTGGGAGGGAAAGATAGGCACAGTAAGGTGTGCACAATAAGGGGGCTTAGAGACAGGAGAATTAGACTTTCAGTGCCAACTGCAATTCAATTGTATGAGCTCCAAGATAGGCTTGGGCTCAGCCAACCTAGCAAAGTTGTAGATTGGTTACTCGAAGCAACTAAACATGACATTGATAAGCTTCCACCACTTCCAGTACCTCCAGAATACTTCACTCGGTTCCAACAACCGCCTCAGGAATCGGTTCATGATCTCCAACAACTTCGTTCTCACTTGTTCAACGCGAATTCACACTATTTGAAAGATAAAATAGGTGATGATCGTCATTTTGGTGAAGCTAGTTTGAGAGAGAAAACCATGGCAATTGATACAGAATCAGGCACATCTGGGAAAAACAAGTCAATTGCTTCAAATGAGGAACCAAATATCGGAGGGCAAAGCTTCTTTCCATTAGGCAATCGATCTTCTAATTTACCAGGCATGCCCTATAATCCGTTCTGTCATTGGGAGCCTAACTCGAATTTGTCTTTAGCTAATTTTGGACACAATTCGTTTTCATCCCTAATAGAAGAATCTCAAAATGGTTTTCCTCTATCGTTGGCATCGACCTCGCCTTTTCCTTCAGGTTCTCAGTTATATTTCAATCCAACAGCTTCAACATTCCAACCTATTGTTTCTCCTTATATGACTAATTATCCGGTTGAGAGTGATTCGAGGGTGCAGCTGAACCATTTCAATTTCTTCAGCTCAAATTCACAACAGGTCCTTCCAAATCCACTTGTGATGCCAACTCTTAACTTGAAACCGTTCAGTCTTAATGATGCTCCCGGGTGGACTACTtcaagagatgatgatgatgatgatgataatcaaCCACATGCATGA
- the LOC132634273 gene encoding psbQ-like protein 3, chloroplastic — protein MALLPLVQKPNQPLIPFPSSNPNNTFTLNKAKNRTQMYLNSHHFTRRTSLILGPTLFILLTEKTANAFDFRITAPDQTLEEAQDGIQSHALSLLQVKELLEEESWKEAQKALRKSSALLKQDIYTIIQAKPGRERTELRKMYSILFNTVSRMDFAARDKDVPRVWECYDNIVLELNNILSRL, from the coding sequence ATGGCACTACTACCTTTAGTTCAAAAACCAAACCAACCATTAATCCCATTTCCTTCTTCAAATCCTAACAACACCTTTACCTTAAACAAAGCCAAAAACAGAACTCAAATGTACCTCAATTCTCACCACTTCACTAGAAGAACAAGTCTAATTCTAGGCCCAACTTTATTCATTCTTCTAACTGAAAAAACTGCCAATGCCTTTGATTTCAGAATCACAGCTCCAGACCAGACTCTTGAAGAAGCACAGGATGGGATTCAAAGCCATGCATTAAGTTTATTACAAGTCAAAGAATTATTAGAGGAAGAGTCATGGAAAGAAGCTCAAAAAGCTTTGAGAAAAAGCTCAGCTTTATTAAAACAAGATATCTATACTATAATCCAAGCTAAACCTGGTCGAGAGAGGACTGAATTGAGGAAGATGTATTCCATTTTGTTCAATACTGTTTCAAGAATGGATTTTGCAGCTAGGGATAAGGATGTGCCACGTGTATGGGAGTGTTATGATAATATTGTCCTAGAGCTTAACAATATTTTGTCAAGACTGTAG